In Chlamydia serpentis, the following are encoded in one genomic region:
- the trpS gene encoding tryptophan--tRNA ligase → MSKKKRVLTGDRPTGKLHLGHWVGSIKNRLQFQNCAEYDCFFIIADLHTLTTKIRKEEIVDVDNYIYEVLADWLSVGIDPKKSIIYLQSAIPEIYELHLLFSMLISINRLMGIPSLKDMARNASIEEGGLSYGLIGYPVLQSADILLAKAQLVPVGKDNESHVELTRDIARNFNRLYGQVFPEPEVLQGELTSLVGIDGQGKMSKSANNAIYLSDSDDEITEKVRKMYTDPNRIRATTPGRVEGNPLFIYHDVFNPHKDEVEEFKARYRQGCIKDIEVKARLAEELILFLKPIKEKRSELLSNPLALQQILEEGTHKMREVAKVTMEEVHDKLGFSHKWRSLLK, encoded by the coding sequence ATGAGTAAAAAAAAGCGCGTACTTACAGGGGATCGTCCAACAGGAAAGCTTCATTTAGGGCATTGGGTAGGTTCTATAAAAAATCGATTGCAATTTCAAAATTGCGCTGAGTATGACTGTTTTTTTATTATCGCTGATCTTCACACTTTAACTACAAAAATTCGTAAAGAAGAAATTGTTGATGTCGACAACTATATTTACGAAGTTCTTGCAGACTGGTTAAGCGTTGGGATAGACCCAAAAAAATCTATAATTTATTTACAATCCGCAATTCCTGAAATCTATGAGCTACATCTCTTATTTTCTATGTTAATCTCAATCAACAGGTTGATGGGCATTCCTAGTCTTAAAGACATGGCCCGGAATGCCTCCATTGAAGAAGGAGGGCTTTCCTATGGCCTGATTGGCTATCCTGTTTTACAGAGTGCTGATATCTTGCTAGCAAAAGCACAGTTGGTTCCTGTAGGGAAAGACAACGAATCACATGTCGAGCTCACCCGAGATATTGCTAGGAATTTTAATCGATTATATGGGCAGGTATTTCCAGAACCTGAAGTCTTACAAGGAGAACTAACTTCTCTTGTCGGAATTGATGGGCAGGGGAAAATGAGTAAATCCGCGAATAATGCTATCTATCTTTCTGATAGTGATGACGAGATCACAGAAAAAGTACGTAAGATGTATACCGATCCTAATCGCATTCGAGCAACAACCCCTGGTCGAGTTGAAGGAAATCCCCTTTTTATTTACCACGATGTTTTTAACCCCCATAAAGACGAAGTTGAAGAGTTTAAAGCACGTTATCGTCAAGGTTGCATTAAAGATATTGAAGTGAAAGCACGCCTTGCTGAAGAGCTCATTCTCTTCTTAAAGCCTATAAAAGAAAAACGCTCCGAACTTCTATCCAACCCTCTGGCACTACAACAAATCTTAGAGGAGGGCACGCATAAAATGCGTGAAGTAGCGAAAGTTACTATGGAAGAAGTCCACGATAAACTCGGATTTAGTCATAAATGGCGCTCGTTACTTAAATAA
- a CDS encoding CT584/Cpn0803 family type III secretion system protein translates to MAAKTKILELEDNVFLLLEGNLKRIFATPIGYTTFREFQNVVFNCSNGQQEIANFFFEMLINGKLTQELAPQQKQGAHSLIAEFMMPIRVAKDIHERGEFINFITSDMLTQQERCIFLNRLARVDGQEFLLMTDVQNTCHLIRHLLARLLEAQKNPVGEKNLQEIQEEIHSLKNHFDELMKALQQ, encoded by the coding sequence ATGGCAGCAAAGACAAAAATATTAGAACTTGAAGACAATGTTTTTCTTCTTCTTGAAGGAAATTTGAAAAGAATTTTTGCAACTCCTATTGGTTACACAACATTTCGAGAATTTCAAAATGTTGTTTTTAATTGTTCTAATGGACAACAAGAAATCGCTAATTTCTTTTTTGAAATGCTGATTAATGGGAAATTAACTCAAGAACTCGCTCCCCAACAAAAGCAAGGTGCTCATAGTTTAATTGCCGAGTTCATGATGCCTATACGTGTTGCTAAAGATATTCATGAACGAGGTGAATTTATTAATTTTATTACCTCCGATATGCTAACACAGCAAGAACGATGTATTTTTTTAAATCGCCTAGCTCGCGTAGATGGCCAAGAATTCTTACTCATGACTGATGTACAGAATACTTGTCATTTAATCCGTCATTTGCTGGCGAGGCTTTTAGAAGCTCAAAAGAATCCTGTTGGAGAGAAAAATCTTCAGGAAATTCAAGAAGAAATTCATTCATTAAAAAATCACTTTGACGAGCTAATGAAAGCACTTCAACAGTAG